A single Cottoperca gobio chromosome 7, fCotGob3.1, whole genome shotgun sequence DNA region contains:
- the kcnk15 gene encoding potassium channel subfamily K member 15, producing the protein MPTPRMKKQNVRTLSLILCMFSYLLVGAAVFDALESESESSRRRILEQKRNEMKRKYRFSEDDYHEIERVVLQAEPHRAGRQWKFAGSFYFAITVITTIGYGHAAPGTDAGKVFCMFYAVLGIPLTLVMFQSLGERMNTFVRYLLHKAKQCLGCRHTEVSMENMVLVGFLSCIGTLCVGAAAFSHFERWSFFHAYYYCFITLTTIGFGDFVALQKKEDLQEKTPYVAFSFMYILVGLTVIGAFLNLVVLRFLTMNTEDERRDAQERASLKRDRGLLDGSLGLHVVGEQSRGSHRERNRSNTVHNLSHSTLFLPMEEGTSRTNLIASPAEDQERRKSPCRHRLHFQIKAGRDRPESSLSSLCSCVCYRLGICDSPLMSHSEHHGCHMNSVYYNSVSYRIQGCSPGSRDNTGLSSPGSTLSPGHSFREFSRSRRKSV; encoded by the exons ATGCCGACACCGAGGATGAAGAAGCAAAACGTCCGGACCCTGTCGCTCATCCTCTGCATGTTCTCCTACTTGCTGGTCGGCGCTGCGGTGTTTGACGCGCTGGAATCCGAGTCGGAGAGCTCCCGGAGACGCATCTTGGAGCAGAAGCGAAACGAGATGAAGAGGAAGTACCGCTTCTCCGAGGACGACTACCACGAAATCGAGCGAGTAGTGCTGCAAGCGGAGCCCCACCGCGCCGGGAGACAGTGGAAATTTGCTGGCTCTTTTTACTTTGCCATAACGGTCATCACTACCATTG GTTATGGACATGCAGCACCGGGCACAGATGCAGGAAAGGTCTTCTGCATGTTCTACGCTGTCCTGGGAATTCCTCTCACTTTGGTCAtgttccagagcctgggagaAAGGATGAACACATTTGTCCGCTATCTCCTACATAAGGCGAAGCAGTGCCTGGGCTGTCGGCACACTGAGGTGTCCATGGAGAACATGGTCCTGGTGGGCTTCCTGTCCTGTATTGGAACACTGTGTGTTGGGGCTGCAGCCTTTTCCCACTTTGAGAGATGGAGCTTCTTCCACGCTTACTACTACTGCTTCATCACACTCACCACTATTGGCTTCGGGGACTTTGTAGCCCTGCAGAAAAAGGAGGACCTTCAGGAGAAAACGCCCTACGTGGCGTTCAGCTTCATGTACATTCTGGTGGGGCTAACTGTTATCGGGGCCTTCCTGAACTTGGTGGTGCTTCGCTTCCTCACCATGAACACTGAGGATGAGCGGAGAGATGCTCAGGAGAGGGCGTCTCTGAAGAGGGACAGAGGCCTTTTAGATGGTTCTCTGGGTCTCCATGTTGTAGGGGAACAGAGCAGAGGCAGccacagagagaggaacaggAGCAACACGGTGCACAATCTTAGCCATAGTACGCTCTTCCTCCCTATGGAGGAAGGAACCAGCCGCACCAACCTCATCGCTTCCCCAGCGGAGGATCAGGAGAGACGAAAAAGCCCCTGCAGACACAGGCTGCATTTTCAGATCAAGGCAGGCCGAGACAGGCCGGAGTCGAGCCTCAGCTCCCTCTGCTCCTGTGTGTGCTACCGTTTGGGGATCTGTGATAGTCCTCTTATGTCCCACAGTGAACACCACGGCTGCCATATGAATTCTGTTTATTACAACTCAGTCTCCTATAGGATCCAGGGCTGCTCGCCGGGTTCCAGGGACAACACTGGACTCTCTTCCCCAGGAAGCACACTCTCGCCTGGGCATAGCTTTCGTGAGTTCTCTCGCTCGAGAAGAAAGTCAGTGTAA